The DNA region GTTGAATATATGTTTGATAAGCCTGTTTATAAAAATGATATTAAAAATTTACTTGCGGAATTTTTTAATTATATGAAGGATCATTTTCACGATGAAGAAAAATATATGGAGCTTATCGGCTATCCTGAGCTTGAGGCACATCGTAAAATTCATAAAGAAATTATACAAATGATGATAAATCTTATTCAAGGCATTAAAACAACAAATGATCTTAAGGAAAAGCTTTATATGGTCGCTAAAAAATGGCTTTTAGAGCATATTTTATATGAAGATATGAAAGTGGAGCATTTTAGGCGTTCTTCTTTGAGTCATGATGATGGTGGTGATGTGAGTTTTGAGGAGGATAAGGACGAGAGAGATGACGAGGGGGCGATTTATCTTTATGTGTGTGATTGTGTAGGGCAAATCCACGATGTGCCTTTTGGAATTCATCAAAAAATACAATTAAAAGGTGCAAAATTTAGATGTAAAAAGTGTCAAAAACCTATACAATTTCACAAAAAACACTCCGCTGATAGTTTTTGATTTAAAAAGAGTGGTTAAAATGACACCTTTAAGGAGGCA from Campylobacter upsaliensis includes:
- a CDS encoding bacteriohemerythrin; the protein is MFPKWNDSYSVHNAKIDEQHKKLFELAAKVEYMFDKPVYKNDIKNLLAEFFNYMKDHFHDEEKYMELIGYPELEAHRKIHKEIIQMMINLIQGIKTTNDLKEKLYMVAKKWLLEHILYEDMKVEHFRRSSLSHDDGGDVSFEEDKDERDDEGAIYLYVCDCVGQIHDVPFGIHQKIQLKGAKFRCKKCQKPIQFHKKHSADSF